One window of Equus caballus isolate H_3958 breed thoroughbred chromosome 3, TB-T2T, whole genome shotgun sequence genomic DNA carries:
- the HGFAC gene encoding hepatocyte growth factor activator isoform X6, with the protein MLHSCTSEGSAHRKWCATTHNYDRDRAWGYCMQVPAPQEGPAGPDPCASGPCLNGGLCSNTQAPESYHCACPVAFTGKDCGTEKCFDETRYEHLEEGDRWARVHQGRVEWCQCAGGHVQCEGTRHTACLSNPCLNGGTCHLIVATGTSVCACPPDHAGRLCNIVPTQRCFKGDGTEYRGVSSPAASGLSCLAWNSDLLYQELHVDSVGAAALLGLGPHAYCRNPDKDERPWCYVVKDSALSWEYCRLAACGSLTRMQAPPPEVLLTLREPAPAGRQNCGKRHKKRSFLRPRIIGGSSSLPGSHPWLAAIYIGNNFCAGSLVHTCWVVSAAHCFSNSPSRESVSVVLGQHFFNRTTDVTQTFGIEKYIPYPLYSVFNPSDHDLVLIRLKKKGDRCAVRSQFVQPVCLPEPGSAFPAGHKCQIAGWGHQDENLSGYSSSLREALVPLVADHKCSSPEVYGADISPNMLCAGYFDCKSDACQGDSGGPLACEKNGVAYLYGIISWGDGCGRLNKPGVYTRVTNYVDWINDRIRPPKRAENRS; encoded by the exons ATGCTCCACTCCTGCACTTCGGAGGGAAGCGCCCACAGGAAATG GTGTGCCACGACTCACAACTATGACCGAGACAGGGCCTGGGGCTACTGTATGCAGGTCCCTGCGCCCCAGGAGGGCCCAG CTGGCCCAGATCCCTGTGCCTCCGGGCCCTGCCTCAACGGGGGCTTGTGCTCCAACACGCAGGCCCCCGAGTCCTACCACTGCGCCTGCCCCGTGGCCTTCACGGGCAAGGACTGTGGCACGG AGAAATGCTTCGATGAGACACGCTACGAGCACCTGGAGGAGGGTGACCGCTGGGCCCGCGTGCACCAGGGCAGGGTGGAGTGGTGCCAGTGCGCGGGGGGCCACGTCCAGTGCGAGGGCACCCGCCACACAG CTTGCCTGAGCAACCCGTGCCTGAACGGTGGCACCTGCCACCTGATTGTGGCCACTGGGACCTCCGTGTGCGCCTGCCCCCCGGACCACGCTGGGCGGCTCTGCAACATCG TGCCCACCCAGCGCTGCTTTAAGGGGGATGGCACCGAGTACCGAGGCGTGTCCAGCCCGGCGGCCTCGGGCCTCAGCTGCCTGGCCTGGAACTCCGACCTGCTCTACCAGGAGCTGCATGTGGACTCGGTGGGCGCCGCGGCCCTGCTCGGCCTGGGCCCCCATGCCTACTGCCG GAACCCGGACAAGGACGAGAGGCCCTGGTGCTACGTGGTGAAGGACAGCGCGCTCTCCTGGGAGTACTGCCGCCTGGCCGCCTGCG GATCCCTCACCAGAATGCAGGCCCCACCCCCCGAGGTCCTGCTGACCCTGCGTGAGCCCGCCCCAGCTGGACGCCAGAACTGCGGCAAGCGGCACAAGAAGAGGAGCTTCCTAAGGCCACGCATCATCGGTGGCTCGTCCTCGCTGCCTGGCTCCCACCCCTGGCTGGCCGCCATCTACATCGGGAACAACTTCTGTGCAGGGAGCCTTGTCCACACCTGCTGGGTGGTGTCTGCGGCCCACTGCTTCTCCAACAG CCCCTCCAGGGAAAGCGTCTCAGTGGTCCTGGGTCAACACTTCTTCAACCGCACGACGGATGTCACACAGACGTTTGGCATCGAGAAGTACATCCCGTATCCCCTGTACTCGGTATTCAACCCCAGTGACCACGACCTCG TGCTGATCCGGCTGAAGAAGAAGGGCGACCGCTGTGCCGTCCGCTCCCAGTTTGTCCAGCCCGTCTGCCTGCCGGAGCCCGGCAGCGCCTTCCCCGCGGGGCACAAGTGCCAGATTGCGGGCTGGGGCCACCAGGATGAGA ACCTGAGCGGCTACTCCAGCTCCCTGCGGGAGGCACTGGTGCCCCTGGTCGCCGACCACAAGTGCAGCAGCCCGGAGGTGTACGGGGCCGACATCAGCCCCAACATGCTGTGTGCCGGCTACTTCGACTGCAAGTCCGATGCTTGCCAG GGGGACTCAGGCGGGCCCCTGGCCTGCGAGAAGAACGGTGTGGCCTACCTGTACGGCATCATCAGCTGGGGCGATGGCTGCGGGCGCCTCAATAAGCCAGGTGTCTACACCCGAGTGACCAATTATGTGGACTGGATCAACGACCGGATTCGGCCCCCTAAGCGGGCTGAGAATCGCTCCTGA